The Pseudanabaena sp. ABRG5-3 genome includes the window GGCGATTAACTCCTAATAAAGATTCTTCTGTCTTTGCTAAACGCACAAAATCATAGTCATAGGTTATATCTATATTTTTCAAGGACTTCCCAATCCTTAAAGGCGAATATTTCTGATTTCCAAAATCAGAACCATTATGTTCATATCGATAAATGTTTAGTTCTTTAATAAATGCTTCAGTCTTAATATCATCCCTTAATTTTGAATACTCCAATTTATCTAATTTAACAACTGAGATATAACCTGAGCTAATAGTGATTAGAAAGAATGTCAGAATAGATAATATTAAAACTTTTACTCTTTGCATGAGAAAGAAAAATTTTACTATAAGCAAGTACTTAAGTTGATTTCATTAAAATAAATATATGGAAAAGCTCTACTTTTATAGCTTATATCAATCTAGTGAAGTACAGGATTGATATAAGCTATATGTTGTTTATTTGACATTGTTCTACTAGGTGCACAGTCTGCGAAAAATACATATTAGCCGAAGAAAAAAGACGCAAGTGCGCCAATCACGCTTTAACTTTCCATGGTCTAGATGACAAAGTAAAAAGATGGAAAGTGATGCTTTGAATTACTTTCCATCTTTTTACAAATCTTTAATCCTAGTAGGTAAATTACCTAACGCTCTTCTGTTGTAGTGTTGTGAGTATATTTTGTCAGAAAATGATTTAGAATACCTCGTCTGAAGTATCTTAATCATCCATTTGTCACTAGTTTAGTTAATTAATACCAGCAGCCAATCGACGCATTTCTACATCTGCTTTGTGAGTATTACGCCATTCGATTAGATTTTTAATTCCTTCGCGTAAGTTAGCCTTAGCAGTAAAATCAATCTCTGCCGTCGCTTTTTTGGGACAACCAACACGATTTTTGACAAATGTTGTACCACCTGGTTCGTAATGGATTTTGAGATCAGAACCTGTGACTTCCAAAATCATTTCTGCAAGTTCTTTAATTGTGGTTTTGACACCCGTACCAACATTGTAAAAAGAATCTGTAGTGTCAGCTTTCATTGCACAAATATTTGCGGCTGCACAATCACCAACATATATAAAGTCATAGGCTTGAGACCCATCACCATATACAACAGGTGGTAAACCCTTATCTAGACGGTCTAGGATTTTCATGATTACAGCGATATATGTGCCTTTATAGTCTTGTCGAGGACCATATACGTTCATGTACCGTAGACCGACATAGTCAAAATGCTTGTCAGTTCCTTTATATCGGTAATAAAGAGAACGGCACATATGTTCTCCTGCAATCTTGGTGGCTCCATAAAAATTATTATTGTTATATGGATGCTCTTCAGTAATTGGTTCTTCTAGGGCATCACCATAAACTGAAGCAGATGAGGAATAAACTAGCTTCTTGACTCCATTGTTAATGCAGGCTTCAAGTACATTAAATGTACCACCAATATTTACTTCAAAAGCCGAACGAGGAAAGTCATAGCAATGTAATAACCAGAGTGCAGCAAAATGAAACACCCCATCAATGTCTTTCATTGCTGCATCTAAAATGTCCCGATGCATTAACTCTCCACCAAATGGGAAAATATTAACTCGTGGATCTTTGAGTGCCTCAGCTAGATTTTCTCGACTACCACGGCTGAGATTGTCATAAACACGAATCTCTGCTACGTCTTCTTGCAGAAGTTGATCAACAGCATGGGATCCAATGAAACCTGCTCCACCAATAACAAGAAAACGCTTACCTTTTAAATCCATTCCCTGATTCCTTGACTAAATCCTATAAATTTAATTGATTGAGACTTAATTAGATTAACTATTAAGTCAGGCTTGCCAAAACTATTTCAAAATGCTTTCTTTGAGGCATCCTACCACTTTCTCGACAGTTACTTTATCTAGTTCTGGCCAAATTGGCAAGCTTAATACCTGTGTACCGAGTTCGTCACTGATAGGATTAGGCGGATACTTACCTGCATATATAGGGAGTTGATCTTGAGGAATGGGGTAATAGATCATGGTGCTAATACCTTGTGCTGCAAGTGTACTGGCAATTTTGTCCCGATCGCCTTTGAGAATCCGAATTGTATATTGATGGAATACATGCCCAGTTACTACTTCGGGGGCAACTACTTCAGGGATATCTGCTAGCAGTTGGGTGTATAGACTGGCGACACGGCGGCGACCTGCGTTCCACTCATCTATGTGGGGCAGTTTGACCCGAAGGATGGCGGCTTGTAGGGTGTCGAGACGTGAGTTATAGCCAATTATCTCATTGTGATATTTTTTCTTAGCGCCATGAACGCGGAGCATTCTAGCAAGATCAGCGATCGCATCATCATTGGTAGCGATGAGTCCCCCATCTCCGTAAGCCCCAAGATTTTTAGAAGGGAAGAAGGAATATGCGCCGACATCACCTATTGTTCCTGTCATTTTGCCTGTAATTTCTGCGCGGATCGAGTCACTACAGGAGGTCTCACAACCTGAGCAGGAACCTGCATAACGAGCACCAAAGGATTGGGCACAGTCTTCAATTACTTTCAATCCATGAGCTTGGGCAATCTCTATAATTTGCGTCATTGCCGCAGGATTGCCATAAAGATGCACAGGCATAATTGCCTTAGTTCGATCTGTGATTTTGTCCTTGATTTTGGCAGGATCAATGTTAAAAGTCTTAGGATCAATATCAACAAAAATGGGTGTTGCGCCAACACTACTAATTGACTCCGCCGTAGCAAAGAAGGAAAAAGGCGTGGTAATCACTTCATCGCCAGCGCCAATACCGAGCGATCGCAAGCCAATCACCAGAGCGTCTGTTCCAGAGTTAACGGCGATCGCATGTTTAACACCTAAATAAGTCGCTACCTCTTGCTCAAACTGTTTGACATCGGGACCCATGATAAATTGACCTGATTCCAATACTCGATCAATTGCCGCATAAATTTCAGATTTGAGGCTTTGGTACTGGGGAGAGAGGTCGAGAATTGGTACTTTTGAATCGCTCATGCTAATTTTTTGACTTCTATATCTGATATTTTTTGGTATTTGTCACCGATTGAGTCTACTGCATATCCTTTAGCATCAAATTCAAGGACATCGCCGTAGGCGCTCATCCAGCCAATGATTTTTGCGGGAACTCCTGCAACCATGGCATAGGCGGGAACG containing:
- a CDS encoding NAD-dependent epimerase/dehydratase family protein, with protein sequence MDLKGKRFLVIGGAGFIGSHAVDQLLQEDVAEIRVYDNLSRGSRENLAEALKDPRVNIFPFGGELMHRDILDAAMKDIDGVFHFAALWLLHCYDFPRSAFEVNIGGTFNVLEACINNGVKKLVYSSSASVYGDALEEPITEEHPYNNNNFYGATKIAGEHMCRSLYYRYKGTDKHFDYVGLRYMNVYGPRQDYKGTYIAVIMKILDRLDKGLPPVVYGDGSQAYDFIYVGDCAAANICAMKADTTDSFYNVGTGVKTTIKELAEMILEVTGSDLKIHYEPGGTTFVKNRVGCPKKATAEIDFTAKANLREGIKNLIEWRNTHKADVEMRRLAAGIN
- a CDS encoding DegT/DnrJ/EryC1/StrS family aminotransferase, giving the protein MSDSKVPILDLSPQYQSLKSEIYAAIDRVLESGQFIMGPDVKQFEQEVATYLGVKHAIAVNSGTDALVIGLRSLGIGAGDEVITTPFSFFATAESISSVGATPIFVDIDPKTFNIDPAKIKDKITDRTKAIMPVHLYGNPAAMTQIIEIAQAHGLKVIEDCAQSFGARYAGSCSGCETSCSDSIRAEITGKMTGTIGDVGAYSFFPSKNLGAYGDGGLIATNDDAIADLARMLRVHGAKKKYHNEIIGYNSRLDTLQAAILRVKLPHIDEWNAGRRRVASLYTQLLADIPEVVAPEVVTGHVFHQYTIRILKGDRDKIASTLAAQGISTMIYYPIPQDQLPIYAGKYPPNPISDELGTQVLSLPIWPELDKVTVEKVVGCLKESILK